In the Hylaeus volcanicus isolate JK05 chromosome 1, UHH_iyHylVolc1.0_haploid, whole genome shotgun sequence genome, one interval contains:
- the LOC128880819 gene encoding mitochondrial GTPase 1 isoform X1, translating to MSLKVIKRFNTMNAGGNVIPKFRDTFQIAQKDLLRWFPGHMGKGLRKMQQSLKSVDCVIEVHDARVPISGHYADFSKTLTGLKPHIFVLNKMDLTDMRLKDSVIATLEEKGMSNILFTNFKKERCKSTKELLPLAQTLIKQSNRHNRAQESSFAIMIIGIPNVGKSSLINRLRNNNLRKPKAAQEGGIAGITRAVSTRIKVFENPDIFVLDTPGILTPKVIDVDAGLKLALVGCMVDHLVGPEVLADYLLFWFNKNKRFEYVQEIGLPEPCDDINYLLTFIAAKLNKTEKMKNYDGRIIMKPNLRFAAEQFVYAFRKGEFGCYCLDEDLLQKPIKQFSKGKDFV from the coding sequence ATGTCATTGAAGGTTATAAAACGATTCAATACGATGAATGCCGGAGGTAACGTTATACCTAAATTTCGTGATACTTTTCAAATAGCACAAAAAGATTTATTAAGATGGTTCCCTGGACATATGGGCAAGGGCTTGAGAAAAATGCAACAATCGTTGAAAAGTGTAGATTGTGTAATAGAAGTTCATGATGCAAGAGTTCCAATTTCTGGACATTATGCTGATTTTAGTAAAACTTTAACTGGACTTAAGcctcatatttttgtattgaatAAAATGGACTTAACAGATATGAGGCTTAAAGACTCTGTAATAGCAACattagaagaaaaaggaatgtctaatatattatttactaattttaaaaaggaacGTTGCAAAAGTACTAAAGAACTGCTCCCTTTAGcacaaacattaattaaacaatcaaATCGTCATAATAGAGCACAAGAGagttcttttgcaataatgaTTATTGGTATTCCAAATGTTGGAAAATCTTCACTTATTAATCGATTACGAAATAACAATCTTCGTAAACCTAAAGCAGCACAAGAAGGTGGCATTGCCGGTATTACACGTGCTGTGTCAACACgtataaaagtatttgaaaatcCAGACATTTTTGTATTAGATACACCTGGAATTTTAACTCCTAAAGTAATTGATGTGGATGCTGGTCTTAAGTTAGCATTAGTTGGTTGTATGGTAGATCATTTAGTAGGACCAGAAGTACTTGCAGATTACCTGTTATTttggtttaataaaaataaacgatttgaATATGTACAGGAGATAGGCTTGCCAGAACCATGTGATGATATAAACTATCTTCTTACATTTATCGCAGCAAAGTtgaataaaactgaaaaaatgaagaattacgaTGGGAGAATTATTATGAAACCAAATTTGAGGTTCGCGGCAGAACAGTTTGTTTATGCATTTCGAAAAGGAGAATTTGGTTGCTATTGTTTGGATGAAGATTTATTACAGAAAccaataaaacaattttcaaaaggaaaagattttgtataa
- the LOC128880787 gene encoding RNA-binding protein 4-like isoform X4: protein MVSSNQPKKTKIFVGRLPENCRSDELRQLFLRFGEVTECDVMNRYGFVHMAREEDAAAAIKALHNSNFKGATINVEQSTGKSRGGGGGRRDGERRAGPMRVLPIQLVGYDGSAAGGVATGYTDYNRGAGDFSGRGADFGTGYTDRGAYGQNVGNAATGYTSTAPGMGGGYGPATGAVGGYGPTGTADYGRTADYSRAAEFGARTDYVVGGGMTGDFNRGAPGPMDYGRTDNFGANRTVDYTLTRSEYDRIANAPMRNGSAPPVPTTGYGTGGYTEVGYDESHWPSYSTGAPSYSTGPGPQADMFSRRPGSAVPSGGYPPVGGGYAEGYDRPDAYVPPRGGGRFPGPADAMPPRY, encoded by the exons atggTTTCATCCAACCAACCG aagaaaacaaaaatatttgtgggTCGGTTACCAGAAAATTGTCGCAGCGATGAGTtgcgacaattatttttacgttttggTGAGGTTACGGAATGCGATGTCATGAATCGGTATGGATTTGTCCACATGGCCCGGGAGGAAGATGCAGCTGCAGCAATCAAAGCGCTACACAATTCCAACTTCAAAGGGGCAACAATCAATGTGGAACAGTCTACTGGCAAATCACGcggtggaggaggaggacgCAGGGATGGAGAAAGAAGAGCTGGACCAATGAGAG TTCTTCCGATCCAACTCGTTGGTTACGATGGATCTGCTGCAGGTGGCGTCGCAACGGGGTACACCGATTACAATCGTGGCGCTGGAGACTTTAGTGGACGTGGAGCAGACTTCGGTACTGGATACACTGATCGCGGAGCGTATGGCCAAAATGTGGGAAATGCGGCTACGGGGTACACATCTACGGCGCCTGGAATGGGAGGAGGATATGGACCAGCAACTGGAGCTGTTGGAGGATATGGACCAACTGGAACAGCCGATTACGGCCGAACCGCAGATTATAGCCGCGCTGCGGAGTTCGGAGCCAGAACAGATTATG ttgtAGGAGGTGGAATGACTGGGGATTTTAATCGTGGCGCACCTGGTCCTATGGATTATGGGCGTACTGATAATTTTGGTGCAAATCGTACAGTTGATTATACACTTACTAGAAGCGAATATGATCGAATAGCAAATGCACCTATGAGAAACGGTAGTGCCCCCCCTGTTCCCACTACTGGGTATGGTACAGGAGGGTACACAGAAGTGGGATATGATGAAAGTCACTG GCCAAGCTACAGCACTGGGGCACCTAGTTACAGCACTGGTCCTGGACCACAGGCAGACATGTTTAGTAGAAGACCTGGCAGTGCCGTCCCCAGTGGTGGATATCCACCTGTTGGTGGAGG TTATGCTGAAGGATACGACAGACCAGATGCTTATGTTCCCCCGCGTGGTGGTGGACG CTTCCCAGGTCCGGCAGACGCGATGCCACCGAGGTACTAA
- the LOC128880787 gene encoding RNA-binding protein 4-like isoform X2, whose product MVSSNQPKKTKIFVGRLPENCRSDELRQLFLRFGEVTECDVMNRYGFVHMAREEDAAAAIKALHNSNFKGATINVEQSTGKSRGGGGGRRDGERRAGPMRGGRGGRDGGRDARPGPYNDRRVLPIQLVGYDGSAAGGVATGYTDYNRGAGDFSGRGADFGTGYTDRGAYGQNVGNAATGYTSTAPGMGGGYGPATGAVGGYGPTGTADYGRTADYSRAAEFGARTDYVVGGGMTGDFNRGAPGPMDYGRTDNFGANRTVDYTLTRSEYDRIANAPMRNGSAPPVPTTGYGTGGYTEVGYDESHWPSYSTGAPSYSTGPGPQADMFSRRPGSAVPSGGYPPVGGGYAEGYDRPDAYVPPRGGGRSQVG is encoded by the exons atggTTTCATCCAACCAACCG aagaaaacaaaaatatttgtgggTCGGTTACCAGAAAATTGTCGCAGCGATGAGTtgcgacaattatttttacgttttggTGAGGTTACGGAATGCGATGTCATGAATCGGTATGGATTTGTCCACATGGCCCGGGAGGAAGATGCAGCTGCAGCAATCAAAGCGCTACACAATTCCAACTTCAAAGGGGCAACAATCAATGTGGAACAGTCTACTGGCAAATCACGcggtggaggaggaggacgCAGGGATGGAGAAAGAAGAGCTGGACCAATGAGAGGTGGTAGAGGAGGACGAGACGGTGGTAGAGACGCTCGTCCTGGACCATACAATGATAGAAGAG TTCTTCCGATCCAACTCGTTGGTTACGATGGATCTGCTGCAGGTGGCGTCGCAACGGGGTACACCGATTACAATCGTGGCGCTGGAGACTTTAGTGGACGTGGAGCAGACTTCGGTACTGGATACACTGATCGCGGAGCGTATGGCCAAAATGTGGGAAATGCGGCTACGGGGTACACATCTACGGCGCCTGGAATGGGAGGAGGATATGGACCAGCAACTGGAGCTGTTGGAGGATATGGACCAACTGGAACAGCCGATTACGGCCGAACCGCAGATTATAGCCGCGCTGCGGAGTTCGGAGCCAGAACAGATTATG ttgtAGGAGGTGGAATGACTGGGGATTTTAATCGTGGCGCACCTGGTCCTATGGATTATGGGCGTACTGATAATTTTGGTGCAAATCGTACAGTTGATTATACACTTACTAGAAGCGAATATGATCGAATAGCAAATGCACCTATGAGAAACGGTAGTGCCCCCCCTGTTCCCACTACTGGGTATGGTACAGGAGGGTACACAGAAGTGGGATATGATGAAAGTCACTG GCCAAGCTACAGCACTGGGGCACCTAGTTACAGCACTGGTCCTGGACCACAGGCAGACATGTTTAGTAGAAGACCTGGCAGTGCCGTCCCCAGTGGTGGATATCCACCTGTTGGTGGAGG TTATGCTGAAGGATACGACAGACCAGATGCTTATGTTCCCCCGCGTGGTGGTGGACG atcaCAAGTGGGATGA
- the LOC128880819 gene encoding phosphatidylglycerophosphatase and protein-tyrosine phosphatase 1 isoform X4, translated as MFARLTFYPSLLYNVLMEKVSSRNWYNRIDEVVVLGALPFRRMTDQLIAEENIKGVISMNEDYELQLFSNTEKEWRMKNVEFLQLSTTDIFQSPSQEKLQCGVEFINKFRSPEIDSRGGSVYVHCKAGRTRSATLVGCYLMMRNQWTPEEAVDYMREKRPHILLHTAQWNALRLFYKNNVESKIS; from the exons ATGTTCGCGCGATTGACATTTTATCCATCGCTGctttataatgtattaatggaaaaagtttcgtcgagGAATTGGTATAATAGAATTGACGAGGTCGTTGTATTAGGTGCTTTACCATTTCGAAGAATGACCGATCAG ctAATTGCTGAGGAAAATATTAAGGGTGTTATTTCAATGAATGAAGATTatgaattacaattattttcaaatactgAAAAG gaaTGGCGTATGAAAAACGTggaatttttgcaattatcaacaacagatatttttcaatcacCTTCGCAAGAAAAGCTACAATGTGGTGTagagtttattaataaatttcgtaGTCCCGAAATCGACTCCCGTGGTGGAAGTGTCTACGTCCACTGCAAAGCAGGAAGAACACGTAGTGCAACACTAGTTGGATGTTATTTAATGATG AGAAATCAATGGACTCCAGAGGAAGCAGTAGACTATATGAGAGAAAAACGACCccatatattattgcatacagCACAGTGGAATGCTCTAAGACTTTTCTACAAGAATAATgtagaaagtaaaatatcgtAG
- the LOC128880787 gene encoding RNA-binding protein 4-like isoform X1 — MVSSNQPKKTKIFVGRLPENCRSDELRQLFLRFGEVTECDVMNRYGFVHMAREEDAAAAIKALHNSNFKGATINVEQSTGKSRGGGGGRRDGERRAGPMRGGRGGRDGGRDARPGPYNDRRVLPIQLVGYDGSAAGGVATGYTDYNRGAGDFSGRGADFGTGYTDRGAYGQNVGNAATGYTSTAPGMGGGYGPATGAVGGYGPTGTADYGRTADYSRAAEFGARTDYVVGGGMTGDFNRGAPGPMDYGRTDNFGANRTVDYTLTRSEYDRIANAPMRNGSAPPVPTTGYGTGGYTEVGYDESHWPSYSTGAPSYSTGPGPQADMFSRRPGSAVPSGGYPPVGGGYAEGYDRPDAYVPPRGGGRFPGPADAMPPRY, encoded by the exons atggTTTCATCCAACCAACCG aagaaaacaaaaatatttgtgggTCGGTTACCAGAAAATTGTCGCAGCGATGAGTtgcgacaattatttttacgttttggTGAGGTTACGGAATGCGATGTCATGAATCGGTATGGATTTGTCCACATGGCCCGGGAGGAAGATGCAGCTGCAGCAATCAAAGCGCTACACAATTCCAACTTCAAAGGGGCAACAATCAATGTGGAACAGTCTACTGGCAAATCACGcggtggaggaggaggacgCAGGGATGGAGAAAGAAGAGCTGGACCAATGAGAGGTGGTAGAGGAGGACGAGACGGTGGTAGAGACGCTCGTCCTGGACCATACAATGATAGAAGAG TTCTTCCGATCCAACTCGTTGGTTACGATGGATCTGCTGCAGGTGGCGTCGCAACGGGGTACACCGATTACAATCGTGGCGCTGGAGACTTTAGTGGACGTGGAGCAGACTTCGGTACTGGATACACTGATCGCGGAGCGTATGGCCAAAATGTGGGAAATGCGGCTACGGGGTACACATCTACGGCGCCTGGAATGGGAGGAGGATATGGACCAGCAACTGGAGCTGTTGGAGGATATGGACCAACTGGAACAGCCGATTACGGCCGAACCGCAGATTATAGCCGCGCTGCGGAGTTCGGAGCCAGAACAGATTATG ttgtAGGAGGTGGAATGACTGGGGATTTTAATCGTGGCGCACCTGGTCCTATGGATTATGGGCGTACTGATAATTTTGGTGCAAATCGTACAGTTGATTATACACTTACTAGAAGCGAATATGATCGAATAGCAAATGCACCTATGAGAAACGGTAGTGCCCCCCCTGTTCCCACTACTGGGTATGGTACAGGAGGGTACACAGAAGTGGGATATGATGAAAGTCACTG GCCAAGCTACAGCACTGGGGCACCTAGTTACAGCACTGGTCCTGGACCACAGGCAGACATGTTTAGTAGAAGACCTGGCAGTGCCGTCCCCAGTGGTGGATATCCACCTGTTGGTGGAGG TTATGCTGAAGGATACGACAGACCAGATGCTTATGTTCCCCCGCGTGGTGGTGGACG CTTCCCAGGTCCGGCAGACGCGATGCCACCGAGGTACTAA
- the LOC128880819 gene encoding phosphatidylglycerophosphatase and protein-tyrosine phosphatase 1 isoform X2: MLRRVCGYVTKKIVIKKSNHLLWKTIFITWKQYREYFYVICLIMGANIFINEKMFARLTFYPSLLYNVLMEKVSSRNWYNRIDEVVVLGALPFRRMTDQLIAEENIKGVISMNEDYELQLFSNTEKEWRMKNVEFLQLSTTDIFQSPSQEKLQCGVEFINKFRSPEIDSRGGSVYVHCKAGRTRSATLVGCYLMMRNQWTPEEAVDYMREKRPHILLHTAQWNALRLFYKNNVESKIS, encoded by the exons ATGCTGCGACGAGTATGTGGGtatgttacaaaaaaaatagtaataaagaAATCAAACCATCTTCtgtggaaaacaattttcatcacTTGGAAACAATACAGAGAATACTTTTATGTCATTTGCCTAATTATGGGAGCAAACATTTTCATCAATG AAAAGATGTTCGCGCGATTGACATTTTATCCATCGCTGctttataatgtattaatggaaaaagtttcgtcgagGAATTGGTATAATAGAATTGACGAGGTCGTTGTATTAGGTGCTTTACCATTTCGAAGAATGACCGATCAG ctAATTGCTGAGGAAAATATTAAGGGTGTTATTTCAATGAATGAAGATTatgaattacaattattttcaaatactgAAAAG gaaTGGCGTATGAAAAACGTggaatttttgcaattatcaacaacagatatttttcaatcacCTTCGCAAGAAAAGCTACAATGTGGTGTagagtttattaataaatttcgtaGTCCCGAAATCGACTCCCGTGGTGGAAGTGTCTACGTCCACTGCAAAGCAGGAAGAACACGTAGTGCAACACTAGTTGGATGTTATTTAATGATG AGAAATCAATGGACTCCAGAGGAAGCAGTAGACTATATGAGAGAAAAACGACCccatatattattgcatacagCACAGTGGAATGCTCTAAGACTTTTCTACAAGAATAATgtagaaagtaaaatatcgtAG
- the LOC128880787 gene encoding RNA-binding protein 4B-like isoform X3, which translates to MVSSNQPKKTKIFVGRLPENCRSDELRQLFLRFGEVTECDVMNRYGFVHMAREEDAAAAIKALHNSNFKGATINVEQSTGKSRGGGGGRRDGERRAGPMRGGRGGRDGGRDARPGPYNDRRGGVATGYTDYNRGAGDFSGRGADFGTGYTDRGAYGQNVGNAATGYTSTAPGMGGGYGPATGAVGGYGPTGTADYGRTADYSRAAEFGARTDYVVGGGMTGDFNRGAPGPMDYGRTDNFGANRTVDYTLTRSEYDRIANAPMRNGSAPPVPTTGYGTGGYTEVGYDESHWPSYSTGAPSYSTGPGPQADMFSRRPGSAVPSGGYPPVGGGYAEGYDRPDAYVPPRGGGRFPGPADAMPPRY; encoded by the exons atggTTTCATCCAACCAACCG aagaaaacaaaaatatttgtgggTCGGTTACCAGAAAATTGTCGCAGCGATGAGTtgcgacaattatttttacgttttggTGAGGTTACGGAATGCGATGTCATGAATCGGTATGGATTTGTCCACATGGCCCGGGAGGAAGATGCAGCTGCAGCAATCAAAGCGCTACACAATTCCAACTTCAAAGGGGCAACAATCAATGTGGAACAGTCTACTGGCAAATCACGcggtggaggaggaggacgCAGGGATGGAGAAAGAAGAGCTGGACCAATGAGAGGTGGTAGAGGAGGACGAGACGGTGGTAGAGACGCTCGTCCTGGACCATACAATGATAGAAGAG GTGGCGTCGCAACGGGGTACACCGATTACAATCGTGGCGCTGGAGACTTTAGTGGACGTGGAGCAGACTTCGGTACTGGATACACTGATCGCGGAGCGTATGGCCAAAATGTGGGAAATGCGGCTACGGGGTACACATCTACGGCGCCTGGAATGGGAGGAGGATATGGACCAGCAACTGGAGCTGTTGGAGGATATGGACCAACTGGAACAGCCGATTACGGCCGAACCGCAGATTATAGCCGCGCTGCGGAGTTCGGAGCCAGAACAGATTATG ttgtAGGAGGTGGAATGACTGGGGATTTTAATCGTGGCGCACCTGGTCCTATGGATTATGGGCGTACTGATAATTTTGGTGCAAATCGTACAGTTGATTATACACTTACTAGAAGCGAATATGATCGAATAGCAAATGCACCTATGAGAAACGGTAGTGCCCCCCCTGTTCCCACTACTGGGTATGGTACAGGAGGGTACACAGAAGTGGGATATGATGAAAGTCACTG GCCAAGCTACAGCACTGGGGCACCTAGTTACAGCACTGGTCCTGGACCACAGGCAGACATGTTTAGTAGAAGACCTGGCAGTGCCGTCCCCAGTGGTGGATATCCACCTGTTGGTGGAGG TTATGCTGAAGGATACGACAGACCAGATGCTTATGTTCCCCCGCGTGGTGGTGGACG CTTCCCAGGTCCGGCAGACGCGATGCCACCGAGGTACTAA
- the LOC128880787 gene encoding RNA-binding protein 4B-like isoform X5, with product MVSSNQPKKTKIFVGRLPENCRSDELRQLFLRFGEVTECDVMNRYGFVHMAREEDAAAAIKALHNSNFKGATINVEQSTGKSRGGGGGRRDGERRAGPMRGGVATGYTDYNRGAGDFSGRGADFGTGYTDRGAYGQNVGNAATGYTSTAPGMGGGYGPATGAVGGYGPTGTADYGRTADYSRAAEFGARTDYVVGGGMTGDFNRGAPGPMDYGRTDNFGANRTVDYTLTRSEYDRIANAPMRNGSAPPVPTTGYGTGGYTEVGYDESHWPSYSTGAPSYSTGPGPQADMFSRRPGSAVPSGGYPPVGGGYAEGYDRPDAYVPPRGGGRFPGPADAMPPRY from the exons atggTTTCATCCAACCAACCG aagaaaacaaaaatatttgtgggTCGGTTACCAGAAAATTGTCGCAGCGATGAGTtgcgacaattatttttacgttttggTGAGGTTACGGAATGCGATGTCATGAATCGGTATGGATTTGTCCACATGGCCCGGGAGGAAGATGCAGCTGCAGCAATCAAAGCGCTACACAATTCCAACTTCAAAGGGGCAACAATCAATGTGGAACAGTCTACTGGCAAATCACGcggtggaggaggaggacgCAGGGATGGAGAAAGAAGAGCTGGACCAATGAGAG GTGGCGTCGCAACGGGGTACACCGATTACAATCGTGGCGCTGGAGACTTTAGTGGACGTGGAGCAGACTTCGGTACTGGATACACTGATCGCGGAGCGTATGGCCAAAATGTGGGAAATGCGGCTACGGGGTACACATCTACGGCGCCTGGAATGGGAGGAGGATATGGACCAGCAACTGGAGCTGTTGGAGGATATGGACCAACTGGAACAGCCGATTACGGCCGAACCGCAGATTATAGCCGCGCTGCGGAGTTCGGAGCCAGAACAGATTATG ttgtAGGAGGTGGAATGACTGGGGATTTTAATCGTGGCGCACCTGGTCCTATGGATTATGGGCGTACTGATAATTTTGGTGCAAATCGTACAGTTGATTATACACTTACTAGAAGCGAATATGATCGAATAGCAAATGCACCTATGAGAAACGGTAGTGCCCCCCCTGTTCCCACTACTGGGTATGGTACAGGAGGGTACACAGAAGTGGGATATGATGAAAGTCACTG GCCAAGCTACAGCACTGGGGCACCTAGTTACAGCACTGGTCCTGGACCACAGGCAGACATGTTTAGTAGAAGACCTGGCAGTGCCGTCCCCAGTGGTGGATATCCACCTGTTGGTGGAGG TTATGCTGAAGGATACGACAGACCAGATGCTTATGTTCCCCCGCGTGGTGGTGGACG CTTCCCAGGTCCGGCAGACGCGATGCCACCGAGGTACTAA
- the LOC128880819 gene encoding phosphatidylglycerophosphatase and protein-tyrosine phosphatase 1 isoform X3 — protein sequence MSLKVIKRFNTMNAGEKMFARLTFYPSLLYNVLMEKVSSRNWYNRIDEVVVLGALPFRRMTDQLIAEENIKGVISMNEDYELQLFSNTEKEWRMKNVEFLQLSTTDIFQSPSQEKLQCGVEFINKFRSPEIDSRGGSVYVHCKAGRTRSATLVGCYLMMRNQWTPEEAVDYMREKRPHILLHTAQWNALRLFYKNNVESKIS from the exons ATGTCATTGAAGGTTATAAAACGATTCAATACGATGAATGCCGGAG AAAAGATGTTCGCGCGATTGACATTTTATCCATCGCTGctttataatgtattaatggaaaaagtttcgtcgagGAATTGGTATAATAGAATTGACGAGGTCGTTGTATTAGGTGCTTTACCATTTCGAAGAATGACCGATCAG ctAATTGCTGAGGAAAATATTAAGGGTGTTATTTCAATGAATGAAGATTatgaattacaattattttcaaatactgAAAAG gaaTGGCGTATGAAAAACGTggaatttttgcaattatcaacaacagatatttttcaatcacCTTCGCAAGAAAAGCTACAATGTGGTGTagagtttattaataaatttcgtaGTCCCGAAATCGACTCCCGTGGTGGAAGTGTCTACGTCCACTGCAAAGCAGGAAGAACACGTAGTGCAACACTAGTTGGATGTTATTTAATGATG AGAAATCAATGGACTCCAGAGGAAGCAGTAGACTATATGAGAGAAAAACGACCccatatattattgcatacagCACAGTGGAATGCTCTAAGACTTTTCTACAAGAATAATgtagaaagtaaaatatcgtAG
- the LOC128880783 gene encoding phosphoacetylglucosamine mutase, with protein MELPQLKNIANAKFSKKYDGYIQYGTAGFRTRADVLEHVLYRMGLLAVLRSKVKKAVIGLMITASHNIGTDNGVKLVDPAGEMLEASWESIATSLANIEDSKLVSKIQQIIREQNIDMSINATVIVGRDTRESGPVLLDAAIAGIQALNGIVKDFGIVTTPQLHYLVVCTNTNGNYGEPTLHGYYGKISKAFKYIRQNKINNGQYVAELSLDAANGVGGIAAKEFQKYLGTTITINMYNDKDGELNYMCGADYIKVKQVPPINFVLKPNIRCVSIDGDADRVIYFYQDENSKFHLLDGDRIATLIAGYFKELLEESCLSFQLGVVQTAYANGGSTNYISNVLQIPIACVSTGVKHLHSKALEFDIGIYFEANGHGTVLFKNTVIETLKNAAENLELSSTERAAACRLANIIDVINQTVGDAFSDILLVETILHAKGWNIKDWEHNYQDLPNRQLLVKVADKNIVTTTDAERRCITPVGLQNEIDKVVSQYRRGRSFVRPSGTEDVVRVYAECENLNDLNKLIADVALLVYKHAGGVGPEPQLPQ; from the exons ATGGAACTTCcgcaattgaaaaatattgctaATGCGAAATTTAGCAAAAAATATGATGGTTATATTCAGTATGGAACTGCAGGTTTTAGAACAAG gGCAGATGTCCTTGAACATGTGCTCTATAGAATGGGACTTCTAGCAGTATTGAGATCAAAAGTAAAAAAGg cTGTGATTGGCTTAATGATTACTGCAAGCCACAATATTGGAACCGATAATGGTGTGAAACTTGTAGATCCTGCTGGTGAAATGTTAGAAGCATCTTGGGAATCTATTGCTACAAGTTTAGCTAATATAGAAGATTCAAAATTGGTTTctaaaatacaacaaattataAGAGAACAAAACATTGATATGTCCATAAATGCAACTGTAATAGTTGGTAGGGACACCAGAGAAAGTGGCCCTGTACTATTAGATGCTGCTATTGCTGGAATTCAGGCTCTAAATGGAATTGTAAAAGATTTCGGAATAGTTACAACTCCTCAATTGCATTATCTTGTTGTGTGTACAAACACTAATGGCAATTATGGTGAACCAACATTGCACGGTTATTAtggaaaaatatcaaaagcatttaaatatatacgacaaaataaaattaataatggacAGTATGTGGCAGAATTATCATTAGATGCTGCTAATGGTGTTGGTGGTATTGCTGCAAAAgagtttcagaaatatttaggAACAACAATCACAATCAACATGTATAATGATAAAGATGGAGAATTAAACTACATg TGTGGAGCTGattatattaaagtaaaacaaGTACCAcctataaattttgttctcaaACCAAACATTAGATGTGTATCTATAGATGGTGATGCAGAcagagtaatttatttttatcaagatGAAAACAGTAAGTTTCATCTTTTAGATGGTGATCGAATAGCAACACTTATTGCTGGGTATTTCAAAGAACTTTTGGAGGAAAGCTGTTTATCATTTCAACTTGGAGTAGTACAAACAGCATATGCTAATGGTGGCTCTAccaattacatttcaaatgtACTG caAATTCCAATTGCATGTGTATCAACAGGAGTTAAACATCTACACAGTAAAGCATTAGAATTCGATATAGGGATATATTTTGAAGCAAATGGGCATGGAAcagtactttttaaaaatactgtcATTGAAACTCTTAAAAATGCGGCTGAGAACTTGGa ATTGTCTTCAACTGAAAGGGCAGCTGCTTGTAGGTTAGCAAATATAATTGATGTGATAAATCAAACAGTTGGCGATGCTTTCAGTGATATATTACTAGTAGAGACAATTTTACATGCAAAAGGTTGGAATATAAAAGACTGGGAACACAATTATCAAGATTTACCAAACAGACAGTTGTTAGTAAAAGTTgctgataaaaatattgtaacaacaACAGATGCAGAAAGACGATGCATAACACCAGTAggattacaaaatgaaattgataaagTAGTGTCACAATATAGGAGAGGTCGATCTTTTGTCAG gCCATCTGGAACTGAAGACGTAGTACGAGTATATGCAGAATGTGAAAATCTAAATGATCTTAACAAATTGATTGCAGATGTGGCATTGTTAGTCTACAAACATGCAGGTGGAGTTGGACCTGAACCTCAACTTCCACAGTAA